From a single Gimesia fumaroli genomic region:
- a CDS encoding triphosphoribosyl-dephospho-CoA synthase yields MSQNNQKLEYWIYLACLMEATARKPGNVHPEASFPDLTYVDFVKSAAVIAPILAHTTPDKIGTTIRECISETQQVIPSNSNLGMVLLLAPLVAIPCEQTIAAGIDSMLDQLTVQDAREVYEAIRIAKPGGLGKTESEDVATEPTGTLRNVMCLAADRDSVASEYTHAFRITLESSIPALQEFWNQDADWEKAVIRLQLRLMSEFPDTLIARKCGLEEAAESAARARAVLEAEDYTASLSQFDAWLRQNGNQRNPGTTADLIVAALFVALRDGFIPTPELDTITRQIPSKLKPDLKNEYQQ; encoded by the coding sequence ATGAGTCAAAATAATCAAAAACTTGAATACTGGATCTACCTCGCCTGTCTGATGGAAGCAACCGCCAGAAAGCCGGGAAACGTACACCCAGAAGCATCATTTCCTGACTTAACCTATGTAGATTTTGTAAAATCAGCCGCAGTGATTGCCCCGATTCTGGCTCACACGACTCCAGACAAGATTGGCACCACCATCAGGGAATGCATCAGCGAAACCCAGCAAGTCATTCCCAGTAATTCGAATCTCGGCATGGTGCTTCTACTAGCGCCGCTGGTAGCGATCCCCTGCGAACAAACAATCGCCGCCGGAATTGACTCGATGCTGGATCAACTGACCGTTCAGGACGCCAGAGAAGTTTATGAAGCAATCCGGATTGCCAAACCGGGAGGCCTGGGGAAAACCGAATCGGAAGATGTCGCGACGGAACCAACGGGTACACTCCGCAACGTCATGTGCCTGGCTGCAGACCGTGACTCAGTCGCCAGTGAATACACCCATGCATTTCGCATCACACTGGAATCGTCTATACCAGCCCTGCAAGAGTTCTGGAACCAAGATGCCGACTGGGAAAAAGCAGTCATTCGCTTACAACTTCGGCTGATGTCAGAGTTTCCGGATACCCTGATCGCACGTAAATGTGGTCTGGAGGAAGCAGCGGAATCTGCTGCACGTGCGAGAGCCGTATTAGAGGCTGAGGACTACACAGCGAGCCTCTCACAATTCGATGCGTGGTTGCGCCAGAACGGCAATCAGCGCAATCCCGGTACCACTGCCGACTTGATTGTGGCAGCTTTGTTTGTTGCGCTGCGGGATGGTTTTATTCCAACGCCGGAGCTCGATACAATAACCAGACAGATTCCTTCGAAGTTGAAACCTGATTTGAAAAACGAATACCAACAATGA
- a CDS encoding MotA/TolQ/ExbB proton channel family protein, with product MEHLESLPESEKEDHLLNWSKAVLKSPLFWGTAATFGFYALIPYLPVYRSLIDRYFCSHPLEYATAALFFIGMAIIGVKGMGMFSQKKSLTETKIDWETIGEIENLDDRIDVFSDQVDSLSGWIGETYLGKRLQDTVSYVKSRHSVKDLDEHLKYLAELAAEQVHASYSLIRTITWAVPIIGFLGTVIGITIAIANVTPDQLDTSLSEVTGGLAVAFDTTALALGLSLVLVFSTFIVERMEQKQLEQIELFGIQHIASCMSVSENSASPLESAEAEAAQQLVLRTEEMIQRQTELWQQNLESLRGRWAEMMERQQVNFDDSLQEGMSNTLGSHSSQLESIRNEFLTAYQSTSEQIELMLTRWQDQQKESNSDFSTHLAQIWNEVHQDVISAQSRQTSQIEQATKEIAGEVREWNQLLKESSEVSSLQIEALNSQSENLLKIVGQEEHLVGLQKRLAENLDAIRATETFEETLHSLSAAVHLLTARSSRNNAA from the coding sequence ATGGAACACTTGGAATCATTGCCGGAAAGTGAAAAAGAAGATCACTTGTTAAACTGGTCAAAAGCAGTTCTAAAGTCTCCGCTGTTTTGGGGGACTGCTGCGACATTTGGCTTTTATGCCCTGATTCCATATCTCCCAGTGTATAGATCACTGATTGATCGCTATTTTTGCAGCCACCCGTTGGAATATGCGACTGCAGCCCTGTTCTTTATTGGGATGGCCATCATCGGCGTGAAGGGCATGGGGATGTTCAGTCAGAAAAAGTCACTGACGGAAACAAAAATCGACTGGGAGACGATCGGCGAAATCGAGAACCTTGATGATCGCATTGATGTTTTTTCCGATCAGGTGGATTCGCTTTCGGGGTGGATTGGAGAGACCTATCTCGGCAAGCGACTTCAGGATACGGTTTCTTACGTGAAAAGCCGTCATTCTGTCAAAGATCTTGATGAGCATTTAAAATATCTGGCCGAACTGGCCGCCGAGCAGGTGCATGCCAGTTATTCACTTATTCGAACAATTACCTGGGCCGTCCCGATTATCGGGTTCCTTGGAACTGTGATCGGGATTACCATCGCCATTGCGAATGTCACTCCCGACCAACTGGACACATCACTCTCTGAAGTCACTGGTGGTCTGGCGGTCGCTTTTGATACGACGGCTCTGGCTCTGGGACTGTCTTTGGTCCTGGTCTTCTCGACCTTCATCGTAGAACGTATGGAGCAGAAACAGCTGGAGCAGATTGAATTATTTGGAATTCAACATATTGCCTCTTGTATGAGTGTGTCAGAAAATTCAGCCAGCCCGCTGGAGTCTGCGGAAGCAGAAGCGGCACAGCAACTGGTCCTGCGTACCGAAGAAATGATTCAGCGTCAGACCGAGCTCTGGCAGCAAAATCTGGAATCTTTGCGCGGTCGCTGGGCAGAGATGATGGAACGTCAACAGGTGAATTTTGACGATTCCTTGCAGGAGGGAATGTCCAATACATTGGGAAGTCACTCATCTCAACTGGAATCTATACGCAATGAATTCTTGACCGCCTATCAGTCGACAAGCGAACAAATTGAATTGATGCTGACTCGCTGGCAGGATCAGCAGAAAGAATCGAACAGCGATTTCTCAACCCATTTAGCGCAAATCTGGAATGAAGTTCACCAGGATGTTATCTCTGCACAATCCCGTCAAACTTCACAGATTGAGCAGGCAACCAAGGAGATTGCCGGCGAAGTCAGAGAGTGGAATCAGCTGTTAAAAGAGTCATCTGAAGTTTCTTCACTGCAGATTGAAGCTTTGAATTCACAGAGTGAGAATCTGTTGAAAATCGTGGGACAGGAAGAGCATCTGGTGGGATTACAGAAACGGTTGGCGGAAAATCTGGATGCCATTCGTGCGACTGAGACTTTTGAAGAAACATTGCACAGCCTGAGCGCCGCCGTCCATTTACTCACGGCACGATCCAGTCGAAATAATGCTGCCTGA
- a CDS encoding dihydrodipicolinate synthase family protein — MSPSIERQQLQTVHIVPLTAFNENDQLNLDAQAAHTAKLYEAGMRVYLPGAGTSEFHSLRPDEIVKLVKVTREVTGPDTLIFAPIGYQVGIARQTAVECMEAGATGIMFMPFAHPYMSDRGAEEYYLSVMDAADCPTLFYKKAEIPSDALLLELASDRRSVGVKYSVNQMHQFRTTVSADKHGLEWICGSAERFAPYYMLAGSGGFTSGAGNVCPHLSLAMHAAFASGAHAEGMRIQHQILPIEDYRARAGDSFNISMLKYAISLTGANFGPPRPPQRTLTSEQEAEIRELMEPILETEAELAQQKSPVS, encoded by the coding sequence ATGAGCCCTTCCATCGAGCGACAACAACTGCAAACCGTTCATATTGTGCCTCTGACTGCATTCAATGAGAATGATCAACTGAATCTGGATGCACAGGCGGCGCATACAGCCAAATTGTATGAAGCCGGGATGCGTGTTTATCTGCCGGGAGCTGGTACGAGTGAATTCCATAGCCTGAGACCGGACGAGATAGTGAAACTGGTAAAGGTAACCCGCGAGGTCACAGGACCGGATACGTTGATTTTTGCTCCCATCGGATATCAGGTGGGCATCGCCCGTCAGACTGCCGTTGAATGCATGGAAGCAGGGGCAACGGGAATTATGTTTATGCCGTTCGCACATCCTTATATGAGTGATCGGGGGGCGGAAGAATACTATCTAAGTGTGATGGACGCCGCTGATTGCCCGACTCTGTTCTACAAAAAAGCGGAGATTCCCAGTGATGCATTATTATTGGAATTAGCCTCTGACAGGCGGTCGGTCGGAGTGAAATATTCAGTGAACCAGATGCATCAGTTTCGGACAACGGTAAGTGCAGACAAGCATGGCCTGGAGTGGATCTGTGGTTCGGCAGAACGCTTTGCCCCCTATTATATGCTGGCAGGGTCTGGTGGATTTACCAGTGGCGCAGGAAACGTCTGCCCGCATTTGTCGCTGGCGATGCATGCTGCTTTTGCATCTGGCGCCCATGCAGAAGGGATGCGGATTCAACACCAGATTCTGCCGATTGAAGACTACCGGGCCAGAGCAGGTGACAGTTTTAATATCAGCATGTTAAAGTATGCGATCAGTTTAACGGGGGCCAATTTTGGTCCTCCGCGACCACCACAGCGGACCCTGACTTCCGAACAGGAAGCAGAGATTCGTGAGTTAATGGAGCCAATTCTGGAAACCGAAGCTGAGTTGGCGCAACAAAAAAGCCCCGTTTCGTAA
- the fusA gene encoding elongation factor G: MKNLDKYRNIGISAHIDSGKTTLTERVLYYSGRIHKVREVRGGDGGATMDSMDLERERGITIASAATQVTWKDTTINIIDTPGHVDFTVEVERSLRVLDGAVLVLCSVGGVQSQSLTVDRQMKRYGVPRIAFINKMDRTGADSASVIKQIEEKLHVVPLPLQIPMGEGAQFEGVVDLVTMQAVTYEGEQGEDEVFGEIPEQFKATAEEARAAMLETLSMFSDDLMVALLEEADVPVEEIYKVIRDATLSHEITPVMMGTAFKNKGVQTLLDAVVRFLPSPLDRGISAIDLDAQQQAIKEGAENTDSESFRTELSHSSDKPLVAMAFKIVDETFGQLTYMRIYQGKIEKGQSYVNTRTGNSTRFGRLVRMHADSREDVDCGEAGDIIAAVGMECASGDTFCSDGVNYALESIFVPEPVIRLSIEPLDRDGADRLAKAIQRFNREDPTFHVMTDEETNQTIIAGMGQLHLDVYIERIKREYKVECIVGEPRVAYRETPTIPVEYNHKHKKQTGGSGQYAHVVGNIEPMPVENDSETYEFVNNISQGRIPREYIPAVDKGFQRALVKGPLCECEVVGVKATLSDGSYHDVDSSEMAFNVAGFNCMRDALKKANMALLEPIMKLEVEVPEEYQGPVSGHIAQKRGVINTSETRMGTSIFIAEVPLASMFDYANELRSMTQGKGGFSMEFSRYAQVPRNIQEEVVARRLKEKEERMATA, from the coding sequence ATGAAAAATCTGGACAAGTATCGAAACATTGGAATTTCGGCTCATATCGACTCTGGTAAAACTACACTTACCGAGCGGGTTCTGTATTACTCAGGACGTATTCACAAAGTACGTGAAGTTCGGGGCGGCGATGGTGGCGCTACGATGGATAGTATGGATCTGGAACGCGAACGAGGTATTACGATCGCCTCGGCCGCAACTCAGGTCACCTGGAAAGACACGACCATCAACATTATTGATACGCCAGGCCACGTTGACTTCACAGTAGAAGTCGAACGTAGTTTACGCGTACTCGATGGTGCCGTTCTGGTGCTTTGCTCTGTCGGTGGTGTTCAGAGTCAGTCACTCACTGTAGACCGTCAAATGAAACGCTATGGCGTTCCCCGTATCGCATTCATCAACAAGATGGACCGAACCGGTGCTGATTCCGCCAGCGTCATCAAACAGATCGAAGAGAAACTGCATGTTGTGCCTCTGCCACTGCAGATTCCAATGGGTGAAGGTGCCCAATTCGAAGGTGTCGTCGATCTGGTCACTATGCAGGCTGTTACTTACGAAGGTGAGCAAGGCGAAGATGAAGTCTTTGGCGAAATCCCGGAACAGTTCAAAGCCACTGCTGAAGAAGCACGTGCCGCGATGCTGGAAACACTTTCCATGTTCAGCGACGACCTGATGGTGGCTTTACTGGAAGAAGCAGATGTTCCTGTCGAAGAGATCTACAAAGTCATTCGCGACGCCACACTGTCCCATGAAATCACCCCCGTGATGATGGGGACGGCTTTCAAAAATAAAGGGGTCCAGACTCTGCTCGACGCCGTTGTCCGGTTCCTGCCGAGTCCGCTTGACCGGGGAATCTCTGCCATCGATCTGGATGCACAACAACAGGCAATCAAAGAGGGTGCAGAAAATACCGATAGTGAATCATTCCGCACGGAACTGTCTCACTCTTCAGACAAACCACTGGTCGCAATGGCATTTAAAATCGTCGATGAAACATTCGGCCAATTGACTTATATGCGTATCTATCAGGGTAAGATCGAAAAAGGCCAAAGCTACGTCAATACTCGAACCGGGAACTCCACCCGCTTCGGTCGATTGGTACGTATGCACGCTGACAGCCGCGAAGACGTCGATTGCGGTGAAGCCGGTGACATCATTGCTGCCGTTGGAATGGAATGTGCCTCTGGTGATACCTTCTGTAGCGATGGTGTGAACTATGCACTGGAAAGCATCTTTGTTCCCGAACCTGTGATTCGTCTTTCGATCGAACCACTCGACCGGGATGGTGCCGACCGTCTAGCCAAAGCCATCCAACGCTTCAACCGTGAAGACCCCACCTTCCATGTGATGACAGATGAAGAAACCAATCAGACCATCATCGCAGGAATGGGTCAGCTACACCTCGATGTTTACATCGAGCGTATCAAGCGTGAATACAAAGTGGAATGTATTGTGGGTGAACCGCGTGTTGCTTATCGTGAAACACCGACCATCCCCGTGGAATACAATCACAAGCATAAAAAGCAGACTGGTGGTTCCGGTCAATACGCTCACGTGGTTGGTAATATTGAACCAATGCCTGTTGAGAACGATAGCGAAACGTATGAATTCGTGAATAACATCAGCCAGGGACGCATTCCTCGCGAATACATTCCAGCTGTTGACAAAGGTTTCCAACGAGCTCTGGTTAAAGGACCTCTCTGTGAGTGCGAAGTTGTCGGCGTTAAAGCAACCCTCTCCGATGGTAGCTACCATGATGTTGACTCTTCGGAAATGGCCTTCAATGTTGCTGGATTCAACTGTATGCGAGATGCACTGAAGAAAGCCAACATGGCCTTACTGGAACCCATCATGAAACTGGAAGTCGAAGTGCCTGAAGAATATCAGGGGCCTGTTTCCGGTCATATTGCACAAAAACGTGGTGTGATCAATACCTCAGAAACCCGAATGGGAACCAGTATCTTTATCGCAGAAGTTCCGCTGGCAAGCATGTTTGACTATGCCAACGAACTGCGTTCGATGACACAGGGTAAAGGTGGGTTCAGCATGGAATTCTCCCGCTACGCCCAGGTGCCCCGCAATATTCAGGAAGAAGTGGTGGCCCGCCGCCTGAAAGAAAAAGAAGAACGAATGGCAACTGCCTAG
- a CDS encoding 6-pyruvoyl trahydropterin synthase family protein has product MNQAPQYKVRVTKDHLVFSAAHFITFNGTICERLHGHNWRVAAELSGPLDENGYVFDFIALRDQLQKTVNALDHRVLLPTQHPMIQVIEENNEVQATFEDRRWVFPREDCILLPVANTTAELIAHWIGQQLLTVIGSRESSQIDLVQIEVEENFGQWAICQLRVS; this is encoded by the coding sequence ATGAATCAAGCCCCCCAATATAAAGTACGCGTCACCAAAGATCATCTGGTCTTCAGCGCGGCACACTTTATTACATTCAATGGCACTATTTGCGAACGACTGCACGGACATAACTGGCGGGTCGCTGCTGAATTGTCAGGACCATTAGATGAAAACGGTTATGTGTTTGATTTTATCGCTTTAAGAGATCAATTACAAAAAACCGTGAACGCGCTGGATCACCGCGTCTTACTCCCCACACAACACCCCATGATTCAGGTCATCGAAGAGAACAACGAAGTCCAGGCAACATTTGAAGACCGACGCTGGGTTTTCCCCAGAGAAGATTGTATATTGCTGCCTGTCGCAAATACGACCGCTGAATTAATAGCGCATTGGATTGGCCAGCAACTGCTGACTGTGATAGGATCGCGTGAGTCCAGCCAGATCGATCTCGTACAGATTGAAGTGGAAGAAAACTTCGGGCAATGGGCCATCTGCCAGTTAAGAGTCTCCTAA
- a CDS encoding DUF4013 domain-containing protein, whose amino-acid sequence MTDHATQENDSEGAQGASFVTACELSDFLPDGSETESAKTEIDQFYPDEVVGNIPPFPHLFRHPIKAAFWLMRMAFGIACLVLFLAVIAAIPIVNFIALGYLLDVEGRVARTGKIRLAFPLLDIAPRLGTIVIGIGLWLIPLLLLAGAAADARLVDPGGQSDQTLHFLNRVTSIVIAIHLCLALARGGSFSCFIRPLKNLLWFLKQLRAGDYFEQAALNVSDFVASLKLGQNFSLGLRGFLGAFLWLVIPSLMFSAASAPEGGQGAPVLITLLGGLSLVIVLGWLPLLQAHFAAENRFRAMFELGTVRRKFKRAPLAWMMALIVVYVLSLPLYLFKVAALPRDAVWGITLIFVATIYPTKLLLGWVYFRASSRTKNAWFGWRWLGRTIVLPLLAVYVFLLFFTQFIGIHGSGVLLEHHVFLLPIPY is encoded by the coding sequence GTGACCGATCACGCCACACAAGAGAACGATTCTGAGGGGGCACAAGGGGCCAGCTTTGTGACGGCCTGTGAACTGAGCGACTTCCTCCCCGATGGCTCTGAAACAGAATCAGCGAAGACAGAGATCGATCAGTTTTATCCTGATGAAGTGGTGGGAAACATTCCCCCTTTTCCTCATCTGTTTCGACATCCGATCAAAGCGGCATTCTGGCTGATGCGTATGGCGTTTGGTATCGCCTGTCTGGTTCTTTTTCTGGCAGTGATTGCTGCCATTCCGATTGTCAACTTTATCGCATTGGGTTATCTGCTCGATGTCGAAGGCCGGGTGGCACGAACAGGAAAAATCCGTCTGGCGTTTCCACTTTTGGATATCGCGCCCCGGCTGGGAACGATCGTAATTGGAATCGGCCTCTGGTTGATTCCCTTGTTACTTCTGGCAGGTGCTGCCGCCGATGCGCGACTGGTTGATCCTGGGGGGCAGAGTGATCAGACCTTACATTTTCTGAACCGTGTTACCTCGATTGTGATTGCCATCCATCTCTGTCTGGCATTAGCTCGAGGAGGCTCGTTTTCCTGTTTCATTCGACCGCTCAAGAATCTTCTTTGGTTTCTCAAACAGCTTCGTGCCGGTGATTACTTTGAGCAGGCTGCTTTGAATGTAAGTGACTTTGTGGCGTCACTCAAACTGGGGCAGAATTTTTCACTGGGACTGCGTGGCTTTCTGGGGGCGTTTTTATGGCTGGTTATTCCGTCCTTAATGTTTTCTGCTGCCAGTGCTCCAGAAGGAGGGCAGGGAGCACCTGTTTTAATTACCTTGCTGGGAGGGCTCAGTCTGGTAATTGTGCTGGGATGGCTGCCTTTATTACAGGCTCATTTTGCTGCAGAGAATCGTTTTCGTGCGATGTTTGAACTGGGAACCGTTCGTCGTAAATTCAAACGGGCTCCGTTAGCGTGGATGATGGCGTTGATTGTGGTTTATGTTTTGTCTCTGCCTTTGTACCTGTTTAAAGTGGCGGCACTACCTCGGGATGCAGTATGGGGTATTACTCTCATTTTTGTGGCGACGATCTATCCGACGAAACTCTTGTTGGGCTGGGTTTATTTCCGTGCCTCTTCGCGGACAAAAAACGCCTGGTTTGGATGGCGCTGGTTAGGCCGGACGATCGTGTTGCCGCTGTTGGCTGTCTATGTCTTTCTCTTGTTCTTTACCCAGTTCATAGGGATCCATGGAAGCGGCGTGCTTTTAGAACACCACGTGTTCTTGTTACCGATACCCTACTGA
- a CDS encoding elongation factor G, with protein MNEYKVDDVRNVALVGHGAVGKTTVADLLLFQSGASPRLGSVDEGTSLLDTDEEEIDHRISIASTLVHFDYGGHHINLIDTPGYPDFIGQVSGALRAVETALVLLNAGHGVEINALRVSKMAQEAGIARMIVLNKCDAENIDYDSLLNSVRETFGSHCIPINLPVGLGADFKAVHDLVKNAQASEAGVLGDPEGTRQELIEAIVESNEALLERFFEGEELSAQELRANIPKAMAAGTLIPVLFMSAKTGVGVAEFMEAMSNYTLCPQDIKRMEQTKDGRSVMLDPSPDQPFVAQVIKTRIDPFISKMNYLRVFSGKISKDSSVVNVRTGKPVRLNQLLDVQGGKQEPVDEVAVGDIFAVAKVDDLKLGDTIAADVNGDGLSLPEIKFPHPVVGLAVEPKSQNDQQKISGALHKIEEEDQTFHVIHDEETHEMVMQGMSELHLKIVQERLLHRDKVEVVTHQPKVPYRETIMGTVEGSYRHKKQSGGAGQFAEVHLRLSPMPHDLNPEEYFTKANFDHLRSYHYDPELNFAFVDRISGGSIPNQFIPAVEKGIRERMKQGVVTGCQVQDLICEVYFGKDHPVDSNETAFKIAASKCFAELFQKARPALLEPIVKIEILIPEDCVGDISSDLSSRRGRMEGLQVSPGGYEIIQARVPLAEIMTYARTLSSLTGGRGTYDIELSHYEMIPPNEQAKIIEILTKVNE; from the coding sequence ATGAACGAATACAAGGTAGATGACGTTAGGAATGTGGCATTGGTCGGCCACGGGGCTGTTGGCAAAACAACTGTAGCCGATCTTTTACTTTTTCAATCTGGTGCCTCTCCCCGACTGGGGTCTGTCGATGAAGGCACAAGCTTACTTGATACCGATGAAGAAGAAATTGATCATCGAATTTCGATCGCATCGACTCTGGTGCACTTCGATTATGGTGGCCACCATATCAATCTGATTGACACACCTGGTTACCCCGATTTCATCGGGCAGGTTTCCGGCGCCTTACGTGCCGTCGAAACTGCGTTGGTATTGTTAAATGCCGGGCATGGCGTGGAAATCAACGCATTACGCGTTTCCAAAATGGCACAGGAAGCCGGCATTGCCCGAATGATTGTATTGAATAAATGTGATGCAGAAAATATCGACTACGACTCCCTGTTGAATTCCGTTCGCGAAACATTCGGTTCCCACTGCATACCAATTAACCTGCCGGTTGGATTGGGAGCCGATTTTAAAGCCGTGCATGACCTTGTGAAAAATGCACAGGCTTCCGAAGCGGGAGTTTTAGGAGATCCAGAAGGTACACGCCAGGAATTGATTGAAGCCATTGTCGAATCGAATGAAGCGTTATTGGAACGGTTCTTTGAGGGAGAAGAGCTCAGTGCTCAGGAATTGAGGGCTAATATTCCTAAAGCCATGGCAGCGGGAACGTTGATTCCCGTCTTATTCATGAGCGCCAAAACCGGAGTTGGCGTTGCCGAGTTTATGGAAGCTATGTCGAACTACACGTTATGTCCGCAAGATATCAAACGTATGGAACAGACGAAAGACGGGCGTTCTGTGATGCTAGATCCTTCTCCCGACCAGCCGTTTGTCGCACAAGTCATTAAAACCCGCATCGATCCTTTCATTTCAAAGATGAATTATTTGAGGGTCTTTTCTGGTAAAATATCCAAGGATTCCTCGGTCGTGAATGTGCGTACCGGAAAACCGGTCCGATTGAATCAACTATTGGATGTGCAGGGCGGCAAACAGGAACCTGTAGATGAAGTGGCTGTGGGGGATATCTTCGCCGTTGCGAAAGTGGATGATCTCAAGCTGGGTGATACAATAGCCGCCGATGTGAACGGCGATGGGCTTTCGCTGCCGGAAATCAAGTTTCCACATCCAGTCGTCGGGCTGGCGGTAGAGCCGAAAAGTCAGAATGACCAGCAGAAAATATCTGGCGCGCTTCACAAAATCGAAGAAGAGGATCAGACGTTCCATGTGATTCATGATGAAGAGACGCATGAGATGGTCATGCAGGGGATGAGTGAGTTGCATTTAAAGATTGTACAGGAACGACTGCTACATCGTGACAAAGTAGAAGTCGTAACGCACCAACCCAAGGTACCTTATCGTGAAACCATTATGGGAACCGTAGAAGGTAGTTATCGTCACAAAAAACAGTCGGGGGGGGCAGGGCAATTCGCCGAGGTTCATCTCAGACTTTCCCCTATGCCACATGACTTGAATCCGGAAGAGTATTTCACAAAAGCAAACTTTGATCATCTGAGGTCATATCATTACGATCCCGAACTCAATTTTGCGTTTGTGGACAGAATTTCCGGTGGCTCGATTCCGAATCAATTTATCCCGGCTGTGGAAAAAGGAATTCGCGAGCGGATGAAGCAGGGAGTGGTTACAGGCTGTCAGGTACAGGATCTCATTTGCGAAGTTTACTTTGGGAAAGATCATCCCGTGGATAGCAATGAGACGGCATTCAAAATCGCTGCCAGCAAGTGTTTCGCCGAACTGTTTCAGAAAGCGCGACCTGCCTTACTGGAACCGATTGTCAAAATTGAAATTCTGATTCCTGAAGACTGTGTTGGCGATATCAGCAGTGATCTCTCCAGTCGTCGAGGACGCATGGAAGGGTTGCAGGTCTCTCCCGGCGGCTATGAAATAATCCAGGCGAGGGTTCCGCTGGCAGAAATCATGACGTACGCCCGCACGCTTTCCAGTCTAACGGGGGGGCGGGGAACCTATGACATTGAACTGAGCCACTATGAAATGATTCCGCCGAACGAACAGGCAAAAATCATTGAGATACTCACCAAAGTGAATGAATAG
- the trxA gene encoding thioredoxin, with product MPANSAWIIDITEENFETEVIKQSEQTPIVIDFWAPWCGPCQQLAPLLEKMVEEFQGKIRLAKINIDEQQGLAAAFQVQSIPTVVAFLNGQPVDHFQGILPEESLREWITRLVPSPVDMLLQEGQILEESDPTSAEAKYREAADLDPQNDMIKLRMAAVLAKLSRFDECSQIIQELEKRGFLEPEAEQLKSHLELQAAAEEAGGVETARAALDADPGNPALKIALADALAVSNKHEEALEICLSMIEQDKAGAGVEAKATMLRIFDLLGPQSTLTSTYRRKLATLLY from the coding sequence ATGCCAGCAAACTCTGCATGGATCATAGACATCACTGAAGAAAACTTTGAAACAGAAGTGATTAAGCAATCGGAACAGACACCGATTGTGATTGATTTCTGGGCTCCCTGGTGTGGTCCCTGTCAGCAGTTGGCTCCTCTGCTGGAAAAAATGGTCGAAGAATTTCAGGGAAAAATTCGTCTGGCCAAAATCAATATTGATGAACAACAAGGGTTAGCAGCTGCATTCCAAGTGCAGTCCATTCCTACAGTGGTTGCTTTCTTGAACGGCCAACCCGTTGATCACTTCCAGGGTATCTTGCCGGAAGAATCGCTGCGCGAGTGGATTACGCGACTCGTTCCTTCCCCCGTCGATATGCTGCTTCAGGAAGGACAAATTCTGGAAGAGTCAGATCCAACCTCGGCTGAAGCCAAGTACCGTGAAGCAGCAGATCTGGACCCTCAAAATGATATGATTAAATTACGGATGGCAGCCGTCCTGGCCAAGCTATCCCGATTTGACGAATGTTCCCAGATTATTCAGGAACTGGAAAAACGGGGATTTCTGGAACCAGAGGCAGAACAGCTCAAATCGCATCTGGAATTACAGGCAGCGGCCGAAGAAGCCGGAGGAGTCGAAACGGCACGAGCCGCTCTGGATGCCGATCCGGGGAACCCTGCTCTGAAAATCGCATTAGCCGATGCACTGGCTGTTTCAAACAAACACGAGGAAGCACTTGAGATTTGTTTGTCGATGATCGAACAGGACAAAGCGGGAGCCGGGGTCGAAGCCAAAGCGACGATGCTTCGTATCTTTGATCTGCTAGGTCCTCAATCCACTCTGACGAGTACATATCGCAGAAAGCTGGCAACCTTGCTGTATTAA